One genomic segment of Hevea brasiliensis isolate MT/VB/25A 57/8 chromosome 3, ASM3005281v1, whole genome shotgun sequence includes these proteins:
- the LOC110661334 gene encoding probable aspartyl protease At4g16563 → MAEASSSFSLSSWLVPLLFLCSVFPFTSPSTITIPLSLSTQQYPSSDPLKILNHLSSLSLSRAHHIKFPYTNFSVIEIPLFSRSYGGYSMSLSFGTPPQTVKFVMDTGSSLVWFPCTSRYLCNGCNFPNTNLTKIPKFIPKLSSSSKLVGCQNPKCAWIFGSNVQSNCQGCDPSNQNCTEGCPPYIIQYGLGSTAGLLLLESLDFPNKTVADFLVGCSIISTRQPEGIAGFGRSPESLPLQLKLKKFSYCLVSRRFDDTQVSGDLILDMGSDSGDAKTPGLRYTPFAKNPTGSNRAFKEYYYVMLRKILVGDHHVKVPYNISVPQSDGNGGTIVDSGSTFTFMEGPVFELVAKAFEKKMANSTIATEVQNQTGLRPCFNISGEKSVAVPELIFQFKGGAKMQLPLANYFAFVDFGVICLTLISDNAAAPGGGGGRSGPAIILGSFQQQNFHIEYDLENERFGFKQHSCS, encoded by the coding sequence ATGGCTGAAGCttcctcttctttttctctttcttcttggcTTGTCCCTCTTCTCTTTCTATGCTCTGTTTTCCCTTTCACATCACCTTCCACTATCACCATCCCTCTCTCTCTGTCCACCCAACAATACCCTTCTTCAGATCCATTGAAAATCCTCAATCATCTATCTTCTCTATCCCTCTCCAGAGCTCACCATATCAAGTTTCCCTATACCAACTTCTCCGTCATCGAAATTCCTCTCTTCTCTCGCAGCTATGGTGGGTATTCCATGTCCCTGAGCTTCGGTACTCCGCCGCAGACTGTCAAGTTTGTCATGGACACTGGGAGTAGCCTTGTCTGGTTTCCCTGTACCTCTCGCTATCTTTGCAACGGATGTAACTTCCCAAACACCAATTTAACTAAAATCCCCAAGTTTATTCCAAAGCTATCGTCTTCTTCCAagcttgttggctgccaaaatcCCAAATGTGCTTGGATTTTTGGATCCAATGTGCAGTCTAATTGCCAAGGTTGTGACCCCAGCAACCAAAATTGTACCGAGGGTTGTCCTCCTTATATAATTCAGTACGGGTTAGGCTCCACAGCAGGGCTTTTACTATTAGAATCTCTTGATTTCCCGAATAAAACCGTAGCGGATTTTCTGGTTGGGTGCTCTATCATCTCCACCCGCCAACCTGAAGGAATTGCCGGCTTTGGTCGCAGCCCGGAGTCTCTCCCTCTACAATTGAAACTCAAGAAATTCTCTTACTGTTTGGTATCTCGCCGCTTCGATGACACTCAGGTGAGCGGCGACCTTATTCTGGATATGGGTTCGGATTCAGGCGATGCCAAGACCCCAGGCCTTCGTTACACACCATTTGCAAAGAACCCGACGGGGTCAAACCGAGCATTTAAAGAATATTACTATGTAATGCTACGAAAAATCTTAGTCGGCGACCACCATGTTAAAGTCCCGTACAATATCTCTGTGCCGCAATCCGACGGCAATGGAGGGACTATAGTGGACTCAGGCTCAACTTTCACGTTCATGGAGGGTCCAGTTTTTGAGTTAGTAGCCAAAGCATTCGAAAAGAAAATGGCTAACTCTACAATAGCCACTGAAGTGCAGAATCAGACAGGTTTAAGGCCGTGTTTCAATATTTCGGGCGAGAAATCGGTTGCTGTCCCGGAATTGATTTTTCAGTTCAAAGGTGGTGCTAAGATGCAATTACCTCTGGCAAATTATTTTGCATTTGTTGATTTTGGTGTCATCTGTTTAACACTTATCAGTGACAATGCGGCTGCTCCGGGAGGTGGTGGCGGCCGCAGCGGACCGGCGATTATCTTGGGGAGTTTTCAGCAGCAGAATTTTCACATAGAGTACGATTTGGAGAATGAAAGATTCGGATTTAAACAACACAGTTGTTCATGA